Proteins from a single region of Plasmodium gaboni strain SY75 chromosome 2, whole genome shotgun sequence:
- a CDS encoding putative pentafunctional AROM polypeptide, with protein MIRCFNTHIIICIIKSMFVILNEDEYKYALSEILSSALINDKCMYMRIKKHDMDYFKKKIIFFMKKYIINKKFLIAEDHYNIVKKNKNGNNKNRNGHNNIYRVYHIHKINEFYNCYYISTLHLSEYFENNGICLKDMTYNNDMCNDYILLNNNISQDTNKQEDMNYEKGVNKNINNKYYNNNNNNKNNNSNDNNNQSNREPQSNNKEQNKQNNILQNKKKKEKIPVQGIYTRVNTVNIGYNIKNAISQIFKYKHKYNEYLNYGILCELKILYELNIIDLLFLLDVEDIMKRYHLKYEINEIYLSLHIKELIQNLYVLNNINHLNYLLFFNPIHISKINNNILIEIPMESALKVLCPNMFISSYSKSNILNVDKYDICLIDKSDKDNVSSIYETTQSKKRTFDKNKKKETTTKGETITSKNITTKDNIKNKHITTKDNITSKHITTNDVITKQNIRTNDVITKQNIRTILMNSIKLPPLSSKSETIRIIYLSCLSSNKIFLKNINMCYDVVVFIKILRDLGFPIIFKDKKIDEYVNNIINVQKKRYLEEKKKIKDEKLLKNAKNINNSFNKCTIENLFCIKRKSYIEDISEMKCKKMCKEKKNKNKNTICNNKYRNKKKKKKKLFEYTKKDEKNIEEISEDHDNTACIEHSSLSYFFLKKEKNIIIIKGNIENSTTLFKKFVFKKKIILNVYNCGTVCRFILPLLCLYICKQNIKANEENKQKIKSIILKGCKQMESVRIIHPLIKVIRKCFKYIKIKYLKKIYYLPIHISIKKKKNILNMKHDDIFITKKIYVDNYYSSQFISSLLLISPFSNNNTKICLNYQRAYKENIINKDYKKKKKKKNYINSNNNIKYKIRYIHNISDQKEKKKITFFKKYMINNERDLNKLIIPHHLKQGSIMAKKNIHTNKSNNKNNIKNKKKNNLNNQTYVQHNLPCDYTFYKKIKNQKKKQCGLFNTTSKAFIDMTLCVMRTWGVNIKVSHKGIYYIKKKNMYELYKEIKNNTTNDDDNNNNNNNINNNNSKSDIYINPANHNEHPFKNTTNNAPSSNILKKDIQNQNKLSRNKIVTNLLQGDNKKEGNNMIKKNDVVTKGTSKGTSKGTSECMRKRINIVEETKKNKLYKQNKECLTKDLKINLKKNGKTNRYYYYHINNDFGLYFYFIVGFIIKKENCMITLKLDINNLNVKYKGNNIYKIKSVMYQEDIYNYYLLNILLLVGVKIYIKKHKKLNNYSKYNINYNNVIRSKNKSNKLYMVHFITSNICINKKELLRPFYKIQKKREKKKKIYIINESGKKNIIESRNNMVSNNLQEKNMVRPTLLCNMSCNNNISPLFISMNEYNKIKSNNYIEQILNNYKIKYNIYEKIYIKYEMNENHILSFKIVIDAESFSDDFISICILFSYFLIYNLNHNIIFKIKNIHNQNIKESTRIYHVVYILKLFFHNLLFISCTDNSIYITKILHHIQNIHFYRYKKNKQTNNIINTDKNIITNNNNIYTNSIHKKYEKIQTFCNDSKYIVNNMQSLYLYVDTQNDHRIIFMVTILSLIFKNIIINKCDHIQKSFPLFYHYAKKYLQIYVQNGSNEFINTYNFHGVNNINLLYCKKKKSPQKGSTPNEENKSWQTKESDIIKEMDTPKESDIIKESDMSKESDMSKESDIIKQNDNVEHMNTIIEEDKIKIAKYTESIKYNNNTCDSESISVSTSVLSFEYANESSDNCMNNLNKENMETNNVIITKNNNKNNNKNNNNSSNCSSSIIANVEEDKKNYKKNYKKNYKKNYKKNYKKNYKKNYKKNVLHKIFISCFNLFSSKKKKKINKHNNEKKEKKCNTRHRGNPQMKNKFVFIKSTPYVLRHSNYNRNLKDLYCIKEIKDIKEIKDIKEIKDIKEIKDIKETFHSTYESHNIKEKIDIHNGNKNDHNNIDNKPNEHKEEIYTSKQYTDEKICKKLQKYLYFKRKRYIISTIYMHYKRKRKKDTSKKNIQKEEEKKKKQLSYNIYSKGNSIIDNHIKYNNIIDIYKRNNFIYKDDNYRRTYTYDEILENNINISYLIKQINILNVTIICGMRNVGKTFLSKKIKNSIVIDIDEYILKEEIKFDKLSISDFRYYEYITFISSLYLAFYILTFDQNVPIPKHKNGDTIKHVDIKNEKIKWANDNKKVGLHNHMNNNNNNNNYYYSDNYNCLVENKDKEPTRNKNKIVKKVSFSDVCEIYVDDPNFENKYYDENIFYTYTYKGITFYNKKINDLFCKLKKKYIEEKKNGEQRMNNITIVLGGGIIEFDKSKEVLKKLKNVILIKRNKDEIYDICINDNIKPKLNGNIKDIINRRTILYNKLSNAFHFIIPSEDMINKYIRHDEYNKYVNRNELIVYSFLSFFNYPFFKKVLISNVIVNHRSGNNNNNNKKKEDYINHYINNYINNYMDDYNNNYINNYNCNNHTIFNNNYRVLYINLNNLRYFPYMNLLNNNYDIIHIKIYKYEQIKLLQLAIFLIRSCTCKEYKIIVKLYPQYFFSYKEYIIKKKKHKKKNNKNYGFDNYICENILHIFYKYKINIFELDNNFLKVAKKILSYKKENIFFIISKKEKIVNELNIQNHLNKLNICQADIIKLSHHYKISSTKYNLLEHILFKFYIHKMKQPINRLTFEKLIHNNDKNQQTHILYYNVIDKYLFYFLYNNITHLPYNKHFLSTIKKKNKTHAHLLNIKHDHENETKNIQNEYSYTHSFYYNKVKPIMFFTTIQNVEQKK; from the coding sequence ATGATTAGATGCTTCAATACGCacataattatttgtatCATTAAAAGCATGTTTGTAATTTTAAACGAagatgaatataaatatgcCCTGTCAGAAATTCTTAGTTCTGCACTTATTAATGATAAATGTATGTATAtgagaataaaaaaacatgATATGgattattttaaaaaaaaaattatattttttatgaaaaaatatataattaataaaaaatttttaatagCAGAAGATCATTATAACATTgtgaagaaaaataaaaatggaaataataaaaatagaaatggtcataataatatttataggGTATACcatattcataaaataaatgaattttATAATTGCTATTATATAAGTACGTTACATTTATCAgaatattttgaaaataatggCATATGTCTTAAAGATATGacttataataatgatatgtGTAATGATTACATTctattaaataataatatatctcAAGATACAAATAAACAGGAGGATATGAATTATGAGAAAGGtgttaataaaaatataaataataaatattataataataataataataataaaaataataatagtaatgACAACAATAATCAATCGAATAGAGAACCACAAAGTAATAATAAGGAACAgaataaacaaaataatatactacaaaataagaagaaaaaagaaaagataCCAGTGCAAGGAATATATACAAGGGTGAATACTGTGAATATAggttataatataaaaaatgcTATATCacaaatatttaaatataaacataaatataatgaatatttaaattatgGTATATTATgtgaattaaaaatattatatgaattaaatataatagatttattatttttattagaTGTAGAAGATATAATGAAACGATATCATTTGAAATATGAAATCAATgaaatttatttatctCTTCATATTAAAGAACTAATACagaatttatatgtattaaataatattaatcatttaaattatcttttattctttaaccctatacatataagtaaaataaataataacatacTTATAGAAATACCTATGGAATCAGCACTCAAAGTATTATGCCcaaatatgtttatatcatcatatagtaaaagtaatatattGAATGTTGATAAATATGACATCTGTTTAATAGACAAAAGTGATAAGGACAATGTGTCTTCCATATATGAGACGACACAAAGCAAAAAAAGAACTTTTGAcaagaacaaaaaaaaagagacAACCACCAAAGGGGAGACCATAACaagtaaaaatataaccACAAAGGATAACATAAAAAACAAACATATAACCACAAAGGATAACATAACAAGCAAACATATAACCACCAACGATGTAATTacaaaacaaaatattagAACCAACGATGTAATTacaaaacaaaatattagAACCATTCTGATGAACAGCATAAAGCTGCCACCCTTAAGCAGCAAATCCGAAACGATCCGTATTATCTACTTAAGTTGTCTTAGctcaaataaaatattcttgaaaaatataaatatgtgtTACGATGTTGTGgtatttataaaaatattaagaGACTTAGGATTTCCTATTATTTTCAAggataaaaaaatagatgaatatgtaaataatataattaatgttcaaaaaaaaagatatttagaagaaaaaaaaaaaattaaagatGAAAAACTTTTAAAGAATgcaaaaaatattaataattcatttaataaatgcaccattgaaaatttattttgtataaaaagaaaaagttATATAGAAGATATTTCAGAAATGAAGTGTAAAAAAATGtgtaaagaaaaaaaaaacaaaaataaaaatactatttgtaataataaatatagaaacaaaaaaaaaaaaaaaaaaaaattgtttgaatatacaaaaaaagatgaaaaaaatatagaagaAATAAGTGAAGATCATGATAATACAGCTTGTATTGAGCATTCTTCATTATcttatttctttttaaaaaaagaaaaaaacataattataattaaagGGAATATAGAAAACAGTACtacattatttaaaaaatttgttttcaaaaagaaaattatattaaatgtttataattGTGGAACAGTTTGTCGTTTTATATTACCACTcttatgtttatatatatgtaaacaaaatataaaagctaatgaagaaaataaacaaaaaattaaatcaataatattaaaaggATGTAAACAAATGGAAAGTGTACGTATCATACATCCTCTCATAAAAGTTATAAGAAAATgtttcaaatatataaaaataaaatatttaaaaaaaatatattatttacctatacatatatcaattaaaaaaaaaaaaaacatattaaatatgaaacatgatgatatattcataaccaaaaaaatttatgtagataattattattcaagtcaatttatttcatcattacttttaatatctcctttttcaaataataacacaaaaatatgtttaaattatcaacgtgcatataaagaaaatataatcaacaaggattataaaaaaaaaaaaaaaaaaaaaaattacattaatagtaataataatattaaatataaaattaggtatatacataatatatctgaccagaaagaaaaaaaaaaaattacattctttaaaaaatatatgataaataatGAACGTGATTTAAATAAACTAATTATTCCTCATCATTTAAAACAGGGTAGCATTATGGCtaagaaaaatatacatacaaataaaagtaataataaaaataatataaaaaataaaaaaaaaaataatttgaataACCAAACATATGTGCAACATAATCTCCCATGTGATTATACcttttacaaaaaaataaagaatcaaaaaaaaaaacaatgTGGGTTATTTAATACTACGTCTAAAGCATTCATAGATATGACGTTGTGTGTCATGAGGACGTGGGGAGTAAATATAAAGGTTAGTCATAAAggaatatattatataaaaaaaaaaaacatgtatgagttatataaagaaataaaaaataatactacaaatgatgatgataataataataataataataatattaataataataatagtaagagtgacatatatattaatcCCGCTAATCACAATGAACATCCTTTTAAAAATACGACAAACAATGCACCCTCTTCAAATATTCTCAAAAAAGATATCCAGAATCAAAATAAACTAAGTAGAAACAAAATCGTTACAAATTTACTTCAGGGggataataaaaaagaaggaaataatatgataaaaaaaaatgatgtTGTGACTAAAGGTACTTCTAAAGGTACTTCTAAAGGTACTTCTGAATGTATGAGAAAAAGGATAAATATTGTAGAGGAaacaaaaaagaataaattatataaacaaaacAAAGAATGTTTAACAAAGGATCTAAAAATAAACTTAAAAAAGAATGGAAAAACAAATAGatactattattatcatattaataaCGATTTTggattatatttttatttcattgtaggttttataattaaaaaagaaaattgTATGATCACCTTAAAATtagatattaataatttaaatgttaaatataaaggaaataatatttacaaaataaaaagtgTCATGTATCAagaagatatatataattattatcttcttaatattcttttattagTTGGAgtaaagatatatataaaaaaacataagaaattaaataattatagtaaatataatataaattataataatgtaatacgttctaaaaataaatctaataaattatatatggTTCATTTTATAACATCTAACATTTGtattaacaaaaaagaGTTATTAAGAccattttataaaatccaaaaaaaaagagaaaaaaaaaaaaaaatatatattataaatgaaagtggaaaaaagaatataatagaatctagaaataatatggtttcaaataatttgcaagaaaaaaatatggtTAGACCCACTTTATTATGTAACATGTcatgtaataataatatatcacctttatttatatcaatGAATGaatacaataaaataaaaagtaataattatatagaacaaattttaaataattataaaataaaatataatatttatgaaaaaatttatataaaatatgaaatgAATGAGAATCATATATTAAGTTTCAAAATTGTTATAGATGCAGAATCTTTTTCAGATGATTTTATTTCcatatgtattttatttagttatttcttaatatataatttaaatcataatataatatttaaaatcaaaaacatacataatcaaaatattaaagaatCAACTAGAATATATCATGTAGtctatatattaaaattattttttcataacttattatttatttcttgTACTGAtaatagtatatatataactaaAATTTTACATcatatacaaaatatacatttttatagatataaaaaaaataaacaaacaaacaatataataaatacagacaaaaatataattacaaataataacaatatatatacaaattctattcataaaaaatatgaaaaaatcCAGACCTTTTGTAATgattcaaaatatattgtaaataatatgcAATCTTTATATCTATATGTAGATACACAAAATGATCATcgaattatttttatggTAACCATTTTGTctcttatttttaaaaatattataattaataaatgtGATCATATACAAAAAAGTTTCCCTTTATTCTATCACTATGCAAAAAAATATCTACAAATATATGTGCAAAATGGATCTAATGAATTTATTAATACTTATAATTTTCACGGTGTTAACAATATTAATTTGTTATActgtaaaaaaaaaaaatctcCTCAGAAGGGGTCTACGCCAAATGAGGAGAATAAAAGTTGGCAAACAAAAGAGAgtgatataataaaagagATGGATACACCAAAAGAGAgtgatataataaaagagAGTGACATGTCAAAAGAAAGTGACATGTCAAAAGAGAgtgatataataaaacaaaatgataatgTGGAACATATGAACACAATAATAGAAGAggataaaataaaaattgCTAAATATACAGAATctattaaatataataataatacatgTGATTCTGAATCCATTTCAGTATCTACATCTGTTTTATCTTTTGAATATGCTAATGAATCATCTGATAATTGTATGAATAActtaaataaagaaaatatggAAACAAACAATGtaattataacaaaaaataataataaaaataataataaaaataataataatagtagtaATTGTAGTAGTAGTATTATTGCCAATGTTGaagaagataaaaaaaattataaaaagaattataaaaagaattataaaaagaattataaaaagaattataaaaagaattataaaaagaattataaaaaaaatgtattgcacaaaatatttatatcatgCTTCAACTTGTTCTCTTCtaagaagaaaaaaaaaataaataaacacAACAATGagaagaaagaaaaaaaatgtaatacACGTCACAGAGGAAACCCCCAAATGAAGAACAAATTTGTTTTCATAAAATCTACACCTTATGTTTTAAGACATTCTAATTATAATAGAAATTTGAAAGATTTATACTgtataaaagaaataaaagatataaaagaaataaaagatataaaagaaataaaagatataaaagaaataaaagatataaaagaaaCTTTTCATAGTACATATGAAAGtcataatataaaggaaaaaattGATATACACAATGGAAACAAAAACgatcataataatatagataataaaCCAAATGAAcataaagaagaaatatatacttCTAAACAATATACagatgaaaaaatatgtaagaaattacaaaaatatttatattttaaaagaaaaagatatattatatctacaatatatatgcattataaaagaaaaagaaaaaaagacaCAAGTAAGAAGAACATAcaaaaagaagaagaaaagaaaaaaaaacaattatcatataatatatattcgAAAGGTAATAGTATAATAgataatcatataaaatataataatattatagatatatataaaaggaataattttatttataaagatgataattatagaaggacatatacatatgatgaaatcttagaaaataatataaatatatcttatttaataaaacaaataaatattttgaatgTTACTATAATATGTGGTATGAGAAATGTGGGGAAAACATTCCTtagtaaaaaaataaaaaatagCATAGTTATTGATATagatgaatatatattaaaagaagaaattaAGTTTGATAAATTATCTATATCAGATTTTAgatattatgaatatataacatttatttcttctttatatctagctttttatatattaacatttGATCAGAATGTGCCAATACCTAAGCATAAAAATGGAGATACAATAAAACATGTGGATATaaagaatgaaaaaataaaatggGCAAATGATAACAAAAAAGTAGGTCTTCATAATCACATgaacaataataataataataataattattattatagtGATAACTATAATTGTTTAGTTGAGAATAAAGATAAAGAACCTACTAGgaacaaaaacaaaattgTCAAAAAAGTATCCTTTTCAGATGTATGCGAAATATATGTAGATGATCCAAActttgaaaataaatattatgatgaaaatatattttatacatatacatacaaaggcataacattttataacaaaaaaataaatgatctgttttgtaaattaaaaaaaaaatatatagaagaaaaaaaaaatggagAACAACGTATGAACAATATTACAATTGTATTAGGAGGTGGAATTATTGAATTTGATAAATCCAAAGaagtattaaaaaaattaaaaaatgttattttaattaaaagaaataaagatgaaatatatgatatatgtataaatgataatataaaaccTAAATTAAATggtaatataaaagatattataaatagaagaactatattatataataaattatcgaatgcttttcattttattataccTTCAGAAGatatgataaataaatatataagacatgatgaatataataaatatgtaaatagAAATGAATTAATAGTATATAGCTTTTTAAGCTTTTTTAattatcctttttttaaaaaagtaTTAATAAGTAATGTAATAGTAAATCATCGATCtggtaataataataataataataagaagaaGGAGGATTATATtaatcattatataaataattatattaataattatatggatgattataataataattatattaataattataattgtAACAATCATAccatttttaataataattatcGTGTCCTATATATCAATCTAAATAACCTCAGatattttccatatatgaatttattaaacaataattatgatattatacatataaaaatatataaatatgaacaaataaaattattgCAGCTAGctatttttcttataagATCTTGTACATGcaaagaatataaaattattgtaaaattatatcctcaatatttcttttcatataaagaatatattataaaaaaaaagaaacataaaaagaaaaataataagaacTATGGAtttgataattatatatgcGAAAATATActacatatattttataaatataaaataaatatatttgaattagataataattttttaaaagtagccaaaaaaatattatcatataaaaaggaaaatatatttttcattatctccaaaaaagaaaaaatagtaaatgaattaaatatacaaaatcatttaaataaattaaatatatgcCAAGctgatattattaaattatcacatcattataaaatatcttcaacaaaatataatctCTTAgaacatattttatttaaattttatattcataaaatgAAGCAACCCATAAATAGATTAACATTTGAAAAACTTATCCACAATAATGATAAGAATCAACAAActcatattttatattataatgttattgacaaatatttattttactttctatataataacataacACATCTGCCTTACAATAAACATTTCTTATCTAcaatcaaaaaaaaaaataaaacacACGCACATTTGCTTAATATTAAACACGATCATGAAAATGAAACgaaaaatattcaaaatgAATATTCTTACACACActctttttattataacaaaGTAAAGCCTATTATGTTCTTTACGACCATACAAAATGTCgaacaaaaaaaatga